The following coding sequences are from one uncultured Desulfobacter sp. window:
- the mtaB gene encoding tRNA (N(6)-L-threonylcarbamoyladenosine(37)-C(2))-methylthiotransferase MtaB has product MNKKTFYIESLGCKVNQYESDAIAAQLEAHGFSRADKGSPADVCIINTCAVTSRAGMQSRQETRKLIRENPDATVIVTGCHAQTDQEQFKKISGVDLIVCHQDKPVITKYLGQEHPGNDLFDFRKPEFGDAAQFAAFAESDRPVSGKMTRAYLKIQDGCNQFCTYCIIPYARGASVSLPFDEVVAHVSSLNRQGFKEVILTGIHTGLYGMDLTPATSLTDLVKTLDENKPVDQIRISSIEPNEITEELIHLARPGHILCDHFHIPLQAGDNDVLARMKRPYSVEQFSEVVQKIHGILPHAGIGLDVIMGFPGETDEAFENTYKLVEDLPVSYLHVFPFSPRKGTPAYHFTPKVPSDTAKKRAALMRELGERKRSAFIKLNQGRVLQALIQNQRDRHTGMLKAITTNYLTIFIENEDAQGPPVGLKGKIVNLKYDQFGNDDNLVGRIIP; this is encoded by the coding sequence ATGAATAAAAAAACATTTTACATCGAAAGCCTTGGCTGTAAAGTCAATCAATATGAATCCGACGCCATTGCAGCCCAGCTTGAAGCCCATGGTTTTTCAAGGGCAGACAAGGGCAGTCCTGCGGATGTCTGCATTATAAATACCTGTGCCGTGACCTCAAGGGCGGGCATGCAGTCCCGCCAGGAAACCAGAAAACTGATCCGGGAAAACCCCGATGCAACCGTAATTGTCACAGGATGCCATGCCCAGACTGATCAGGAACAGTTTAAAAAAATTTCAGGGGTGGATCTTATTGTCTGCCACCAGGATAAACCTGTGATCACCAAATACCTTGGACAGGAACACCCTGGAAACGATCTGTTTGATTTTAGAAAACCTGAATTCGGTGACGCGGCACAGTTTGCGGCATTTGCAGAATCCGACCGGCCCGTATCGGGTAAAATGACCCGGGCCTATCTGAAAATCCAGGACGGGTGCAACCAGTTCTGCACCTACTGCATTATCCCCTATGCCCGGGGGGCATCGGTCTCCTTGCCCTTTGACGAGGTCGTGGCCCATGTGTCAAGCTTAAACAGGCAGGGGTTCAAAGAGGTCATCCTCACGGGCATCCACACGGGATTATACGGTATGGATTTAACCCCTGCAACATCGTTGACTGATCTTGTAAAAACCCTTGATGAAAACAAACCGGTCGATCAGATCAGGATCTCTTCCATTGAGCCCAATGAAATTACCGAAGAACTCATCCACCTGGCGCGGCCCGGCCATATTTTGTGCGACCATTTTCACATTCCTCTCCAGGCGGGGGACAATGATGTTCTGGCCCGGATGAAACGGCCCTATTCCGTTGAACAATTTTCTGAAGTCGTCCAAAAAATCCATGGGATCCTGCCCCATGCCGGTATCGGCCTTGATGTGATCATGGGGTTTCCCGGTGAAACCGACGAGGCGTTTGAAAATACATACAAGCTTGTGGAAGATCTGCCCGTCTCTTACCTCCATGTCTTCCCCTTTTCACCAAGAAAAGGAACCCCGGCATACCATTTCACCCCCAAGGTACCCTCGGATACGGCAAAAAAAAGGGCCGCCCTGATGCGCGAGCTTGGAGAGCGGAAACGATCTGCATTTATCAAATTAAACCAGGGCAGGGTTCTCCAAGCACTGATCCAGAATCAGAGGGACCGGCACACAGGTATGCTTAAGGCGATCACCACCAATTACCTGACCATTTTCATCGAGAATGAAGATGCCCAAGGTCCCCCGGTCGGCCTTAAAGGAAAAATAGTGAATCTTAAATATGATCAATTCGGTAATGACGACAACCTTGTCGGCCGGATCATTCCCTGA
- a CDS encoding NIL domain-containing protein → MYSKIVILDFPPRSAQRPVVCELVKKYDIMFNILKARISSKSEGHMVLEISCTGKAAFNQGMTYLKEQGVRVSTPEHKIYKDEEKCTHCGACTAVCPTGALYIKRPEMEVVFDREKCSLCERCLLTCPIRAMGLFSSDLKETA, encoded by the coding sequence TTGTATTCAAAAATTGTGATTTTAGATTTTCCACCAAGATCGGCCCAAAGACCCGTTGTCTGCGAGCTGGTTAAAAAATATGACATCATGTTCAATATTTTAAAGGCACGAATATCCTCAAAAAGTGAAGGCCACATGGTGCTTGAAATTTCCTGTACCGGAAAAGCCGCATTCAACCAGGGGATGACGTATCTGAAAGAACAAGGGGTTCGTGTATCCACCCCTGAACATAAAATTTACAAAGACGAAGAAAAATGCACCCATTGCGGCGCATGTACCGCCGTTTGCCCCACAGGCGCCCTGTACATCAAACGCCCTGAAATGGAAGTGGTCTTTGACCGGGAAAAATGCAGTTTGTGTGAGCGTTGCCTTCTTACCTGCCCCATCCGGGCCATGGGTCTGTTCAGTTCTGATCTAAAAGAAACGGCCTGA
- a CDS encoding response regulator, whose translation MTCYSLLVFILIAMATAMPCNARDFMVEFVEENYMENQEEYVKSPMIYHSFQVRSHAGLKMLVLTGDHPEYRRWLRSYVAQDKGFIVKVPDDENDLFIRSKVYQTDATNLHPFNPANWSMANSRVFDTKELPDSQAYMTAGQEHILVLDQNSKRSELIDNVVKRMGYIGMISSDPKVALGMFQNQPEKFKMVIVNYDISGMGSQAFVDQLLKIDKKIPILVETGYNNEKRKHQYLSKYSGAGTVTVTPVALNHLQQTIKKLIQPGKKTGEQPVNG comes from the coding sequence ATGACTTGTTATTCTCTTTTGGTGTTTATATTGATTGCAATGGCAACGGCAATGCCCTGTAACGCCAGGGATTTTATGGTGGAATTTGTTGAAGAAAACTATATGGAGAACCAGGAAGAGTATGTCAAATCCCCCATGATTTATCACTCGTTTCAGGTGCGCTCCCATGCGGGATTAAAGATGCTGGTACTCACCGGGGACCATCCCGAATACCGCAGGTGGTTGCGCAGCTACGTTGCCCAGGATAAAGGGTTTATTGTCAAGGTGCCCGACGATGAAAACGATCTGTTTATTCGTTCGAAAGTCTATCAAACCGATGCGACAAACCTCCATCCCTTTAACCCTGCAAACTGGTCAATGGCAAACAGCCGTGTGTTTGACACCAAGGAGCTACCCGATTCCCAGGCCTATATGACAGCCGGTCAAGAACATATTCTCGTACTGGACCAAAATAGCAAACGCAGCGAACTTATAGATAATGTGGTCAAGCGTATGGGATATATCGGCATGATTTCCAGTGATCCGAAAGTGGCTTTGGGCATGTTTCAAAATCAGCCTGAAAAATTTAAAATGGTCATTGTAAATTACGATATATCCGGCATGGGGTCCCAGGCCTTTGTGGATCAACTGCTCAAGATTGATAAAAAAATCCCAATACTTGTGGAAACCGGTTATAATAACGAAAAACGCAAACATCAGTATTTGTCAAAATATTCCGGGGCCGGGACGGTTACGGTGACCCCCGTGGCGTTGAATCATTTACAGCAGACCATAAAAAAATTAATACAACCTGGAAAAAAGACCGGGGAGCAACCGGTTAATGGATAA
- a CDS encoding pyruvate, water dikinase regulatory protein produces the protein MKEILGSGKFQMIYIASCGEGVNAFHLVESTLVQFPDSDITVVKVPRIRTESQVDDLIDKVKDIESIIVHTIVDSNLRKYLTRQGMENQIVTIDLMGPIISRIETFLDRKPLETPGLYREIHLVNLEQVSAIDFALAHDDGLNPETITEAEIVLIGLSRAGKTPLSMYMSVLGWKVANIPFVPGVPMPETLDLVDRRRVFALNINQEQLQAHRRMRQESLGAKDIYAYSGKDEIEREIEHAQKYFITKGYSMVNVSNKPIETSAEEIIEMITRRFRGNAHIRDFIQNTGTQQSELNF, from the coding sequence ATGAAAGAGATACTTGGATCCGGCAAATTCCAAATGATATACATTGCCTCCTGCGGAGAGGGCGTCAACGCCTTTCATCTTGTGGAATCCACCCTTGTACAGTTTCCCGATTCCGATATCACCGTTGTAAAAGTCCCCAGGATACGCACGGAAAGCCAGGTCGATGACCTTATCGATAAGGTCAAGGATATAGAAAGTATTATTGTTCATACCATTGTTGATTCAAATCTTAGAAAATATCTTACCCGCCAGGGCATGGAAAATCAGATTGTCACCATTGATCTGATGGGTCCCATTATTTCAAGGATCGAAACCTTCCTTGACCGCAAGCCGTTGGAAACACCGGGGCTCTACAGAGAGATTCACCTGGTGAACCTGGAACAGGTCTCCGCCATCGATTTTGCCCTGGCCCATGATGACGGTTTGAACCCGGAGACCATCACCGAGGCCGAAATTGTGCTGATCGGACTGTCCCGGGCCGGAAAAACACCCTTGTCCATGTATATGAGCGTGCTGGGATGGAAAGTTGCCAATATCCCATTTGTCCCGGGCGTTCCCATGCCCGAGACCCTGGATCTTGTGGACCGGCGCCGGGTTTTTGCGCTGAACATCAACCAGGAACAGCTACAGGCGCACAGACGTATGCGCCAGGAGAGTTTAGGCGCAAAGGACATCTACGCCTATTCCGGAAAGGATGAAATTGAACGGGAGATTGAGCACGCCCAAAAATATTTTATCACCAAAGGCTATTCCATGGTCAATGTGAGCAATAAACCCATAGAAACCAGTGCAGAAGAGATTATCGAAATGATTACGCGCAGGTTCAGGGGTAATGCCCATATCCGGGATTTTATTCAGAATACGGGCACCCAGCAAAGTGAATTAAATTTTTGA
- a CDS encoding EFR1 family ferrodoxin (N-terminal region resembles flavodoxins. C-terminal ferrodoxin region binds two 4Fe-4S clusters.) has protein sequence MKIKSVRCVCFSPTGTTKTIAKSITQGINPEFTEMVDITNREQRNDQLLFNEDDIVIIATPVYYGRVPEEILPYLTSLKATQTPVVLVAVYGNRAFEDALKELHDIAVDAGFIPVAGGAFVAEHSYSSKTYPIAPHRPDESDIRKAREFGVAIRKTLQNVESSQHLTAITIPGQFPYIEPVSLNMIKEARSIVALTPETDASKCTKCGQCADVCPTGAISPENVTQTDRWQCLICFACVKICPEEARQMNEPNFQSAIQALHQNCRDRKEPEIFFI, from the coding sequence ATGAAAATTAAATCAGTTCGTTGTGTATGCTTCTCTCCAACTGGAACAACAAAGACAATAGCAAAAAGTATTACCCAGGGAATTAACCCTGAATTTACTGAAATGGTAGATATAACTAATAGGGAGCAACGCAATGACCAACTATTATTTAACGAAGACGATATTGTTATTATTGCAACTCCAGTATATTACGGGCGTGTACCAGAGGAAATTTTACCATACTTAACTTCATTAAAAGCGACGCAGACTCCTGTTGTGCTTGTTGCCGTATATGGAAACAGAGCATTTGAAGATGCCCTCAAAGAATTACATGATATAGCTGTTGATGCTGGATTTATTCCAGTAGCAGGAGGAGCCTTTGTTGCCGAGCATTCGTATTCCTCAAAAACTTATCCAATTGCACCACATCGTCCTGATGAAAGTGATATCCGAAAAGCCCGGGAGTTTGGTGTTGCGATTCGAAAAACACTGCAAAATGTGGAATCATCGCAGCATTTAACAGCTATTACAATTCCCGGCCAGTTTCCCTATATCGAGCCTGTGAGTCTGAATATGATAAAAGAAGCACGATCGATTGTCGCACTGACCCCGGAAACAGACGCGTCAAAATGCACCAAGTGTGGACAATGTGCCGACGTGTGTCCTACCGGAGCTATTTCCCCTGAAAATGTAACCCAGACAGATAGGTGGCAATGTCTTATATGCTTTGCCTGTGTGAAAATCTGTCCAGAAGAAGCAAGGCAAATGAACGAACCGAATTTTCAATCCGCTATTCAAGCACTACATCAAAACTGCCGGGATAGAAAAGAGCCGGAAATATTTTTTATATGA
- a CDS encoding peptide chain release factor-like protein: MSGPDVEKIKALEKKMNHLGIYKKDILEKFIKSSGRGGQKVNKTCSAVFLTHLPTKISVKFGKHRSQHLNRFMALRHLVEKIEQQQTGTPDAAARKITRLKKQKKRRRKKALGKVPDQKTT; the protein is encoded by the coding sequence ATGTCTGGTCCTGACGTAGAAAAAATAAAAGCCCTTGAAAAGAAAATGAATCATCTGGGAATTTACAAAAAAGATATCCTGGAAAAATTTATAAAATCCTCGGGCCGTGGCGGCCAAAAAGTCAATAAAACTTGCTCTGCCGTGTTTTTGACCCACCTGCCTACCAAAATAAGCGTAAAATTCGGGAAACACAGATCCCAGCATTTGAACCGGTTTATGGCACTGCGGCATCTGGTGGAAAAAATTGAACAGCAGCAAACCGGGACACCCGATGCCGCAGCCCGAAAAATAACCCGGTTAAAAAAGCAGAAAAAACGGCGAAGGAAAAAGGCGCTGGGTAAGGTACCGGACCAGAAAACAACCTGA
- a CDS encoding ATP-binding protein produces the protein MSEKASYNRLEEQLKRLELENAALKQEIVALKKDQPFNLSFGSTPADFESVINQKIETERKLLLATVEQFSEMVYITNSEGIIQYLNPAFEALTGFSRDECIGKDISRFRSRKHDSQFNINLRAIISSGRVWKGHAEFKKKDNSFCIMDLTISSVTDKNGVITNYVGVQRIVSNETEINEKMAQAQKLESLGTLAGGVAHDLNNMLFPILGNAELLILKSVAFDNGTKENLTQLYESALQAKELVQQILNFSRHKKIQRRPLQIQNSIDTVLKLMKSGIPRNISIENDVDPCCPPVAADSTQLHQIIMNLISNGVHAMGKTGGVITVSLKPVAVSQADAGGGVKPGNYICLSVCDTGEGMSKEVMKRIFEPFYTTKGNENGTGMGLSVVYGIVKDMGGGIKVDSQPGKGSRFRLYFPQVLASKIKSGLQASVLGGKADIEYGINVLFVDDENIILKVAKSMLDRLGCHTTTMTDPVAALERFERDPFTYDLVITDLYMAHMNGDCLAEKIRVLRSDVPIFLCTGFSQDITLDMMAQTGFKAVLSKPLSIKEFSDKIGKFFEPKRSLD, from the coding sequence ATGTCTGAAAAGGCGTCATACAACAGATTAGAAGAACAGCTGAAAAGGCTTGAGCTTGAAAATGCTGCCTTGAAACAAGAGATCGTCGCGCTAAAAAAAGATCAGCCCTTTAACTTAAGTTTTGGCTCAACGCCTGCTGACTTTGAATCTGTAATCAATCAAAAAATCGAAACAGAAAGAAAATTGCTGCTGGCTACAGTCGAGCAATTTTCCGAGATGGTTTATATCACAAATTCCGAGGGGATAATTCAGTATCTCAACCCCGCATTTGAAGCGCTGACCGGGTTTTCCAGGGATGAGTGCATCGGCAAGGATATCAGTCGGTTTCGAAGCCGTAAACACGACAGCCAGTTTAATATCAATCTGCGGGCCATCATCAGTTCCGGGCGGGTATGGAAGGGCCATGCCGAGTTTAAGAAAAAAGACAACTCGTTTTGCATCATGGATCTGACCATCTCTTCGGTCACGGACAAAAACGGGGTCATTACCAACTACGTGGGCGTACAGCGAATTGTCTCTAATGAAACTGAGATCAATGAAAAAATGGCCCAGGCCCAGAAGCTTGAATCCCTTGGTACCCTGGCCGGTGGCGTGGCCCATGATCTGAATAATATGCTGTTTCCCATTCTGGGTAATGCCGAGCTATTGATCCTGAAAAGCGTGGCCTTTGACAATGGCACAAAAGAGAATCTGACCCAGCTTTATGAAAGCGCCCTCCAGGCAAAGGAACTTGTCCAGCAGATTTTAAACTTTTCCCGCCACAAAAAGATTCAACGACGGCCGCTACAAATACAAAACAGCATTGATACCGTGCTCAAGCTGATGAAATCGGGTATTCCGCGGAATATTTCCATTGAAAACGATGTGGACCCCTGCTGCCCGCCTGTGGCTGCAGATTCCACCCAGTTGCATCAGATTATCATGAATTTGATCAGTAACGGGGTACATGCCATGGGCAAAACAGGCGGTGTGATAACTGTCTCATTGAAGCCTGTGGCCGTATCCCAAGCCGATGCCGGGGGTGGTGTTAAACCGGGAAATTATATTTGTCTAAGTGTCTGCGACACAGGTGAAGGGATGTCAAAGGAGGTAATGAAGCGTATTTTCGAACCCTTTTATACCACCAAGGGCAATGAGAACGGCACCGGGATGGGATTGTCTGTTGTCTATGGTATTGTCAAAGATATGGGCGGCGGCATAAAGGTGGACAGCCAACCGGGCAAAGGTAGCCGGTTCCGGTTATATTTCCCCCAGGTTTTGGCCTCTAAAATTAAATCCGGGCTTCAAGCGTCGGTCCTGGGTGGGAAAGCAGACATTGAGTATGGGATCAACGTTCTTTTTGTGGATGATGAAAATATCATTCTCAAAGTCGCAAAATCCATGCTGGATCGCTTGGGGTGTCACACCACAACCATGACCGATCCTGTGGCGGCTCTGGAACGTTTTGAACGAGACCCGTTCACCTATGATCTTGTGATTACGGATTTATATATGGCGCATATGAACGGCGATTGTCTGGCCGAGAAAATAAGAGTACTTCGATCGGATGTCCCTATCTTCCTTTGCACGGGATTCAGCCAGGACATTACCTTGGATATGATGGCCCAGACAGGTTTTAAGGCCGTATTATCCAAACCCCTTTCCATAAAAGAATTTTCTGATAAAATCGGAAAGTTTTTTGAGCCAAAGCGTTCTCTGGATTAG
- a CDS encoding glycerol-3-phosphate dehydrogenase/oxidase, whose amino-acid sequence MNRAEMIKKIAGYDGYWDFVVIGGGATGLGVGLDAASRGYKTLLLEQHDFSKGTSSRSTKLVHGGVRYLRQGNISLVLEALHERGLLIRNAPHLVSHQAFVVPNYEWWDGPFYGAGMKVYDLLAGRLGLGSSKHLSKEETLKRIPTLEPKGLRGGVVYFDAQFDDSRLAVNLAQTMAEHGGVPVNYMKVTGFTRSGEMIDGVTAKNMETGDAYEIHSRVVVNATGVFTDEVLKMENPDAAPIITPSQGVHVVLDKEFLPGDSAVMVPQTTDGRVLFAVPWHDKVVVGTTDTQVPDVSLEPRALEEEIKFILDHAAVYLTKDPARDDVQSVFAGLRPLVKAGEGKSTAAISRDHYLVISESGLVTITGGKWTTYRKMAEDTVNQAALVAGLKDQPCITKDLRIHGWLKHFDEHDPLSYYGSDAVYIKKIVNADTAMGEKLHEKLSYIRAEVIWAVREEMARTVEDFLARRSRALFLNARASIDAAPEVARIMAEEMGYDRTWQVDQENAYVTLAKAYLLT is encoded by the coding sequence GTGAATCGTGCGGAAATGATCAAAAAAATAGCAGGCTATGACGGTTATTGGGATTTTGTCGTTATCGGTGGCGGGGCAACCGGATTGGGTGTGGGACTGGATGCCGCATCAAGGGGGTATAAAACGCTTTTGTTGGAACAACACGATTTTTCCAAAGGGACATCCAGCCGGTCGACAAAATTGGTTCACGGCGGGGTCAGGTACTTGCGTCAGGGAAACATTTCCCTGGTTCTTGAGGCCCTCCATGAGCGGGGTCTCTTAATTCGCAACGCCCCGCATCTGGTCAGTCATCAGGCATTTGTGGTACCCAACTATGAGTGGTGGGACGGCCCTTTTTACGGTGCAGGGATGAAAGTATACGATCTGTTGGCTGGCAGACTTGGGCTGGGATCTTCCAAACACCTTTCAAAAGAAGAAACATTAAAGCGGATTCCCACACTGGAGCCCAAGGGACTGCGGGGGGGCGTGGTCTATTTTGACGCCCAATTTGACGATTCCCGCCTGGCCGTCAACCTGGCCCAGACCATGGCTGAACATGGGGGCGTGCCTGTAAATTACATGAAAGTGACCGGGTTTACCCGGTCCGGTGAAATGATTGACGGGGTAACCGCAAAAAATATGGAAACCGGTGATGCGTACGAAATTCACAGCCGGGTGGTGGTAAACGCCACCGGTGTTTTCACCGACGAAGTACTTAAAATGGAAAATCCGGACGCTGCTCCCATCATTACGCCCAGCCAAGGGGTTCATGTGGTCCTGGATAAGGAATTTCTTCCCGGTGATTCAGCCGTCATGGTGCCCCAGACCACTGACGGAAGGGTTTTGTTTGCCGTTCCATGGCATGATAAGGTCGTCGTGGGCACCACGGATACACAAGTACCGGATGTGAGTCTGGAACCCCGGGCATTGGAGGAGGAGATCAAGTTCATCCTTGACCATGCGGCCGTCTATTTAACCAAAGATCCTGCCAGAGATGACGTTCAAAGCGTTTTTGCCGGACTGCGCCCCTTGGTTAAAGCCGGGGAAGGAAAAAGCACGGCAGCCATCTCCCGGGACCACTATTTAGTCATTTCTGAATCGGGTCTTGTGACCATCACCGGCGGCAAATGGACCACCTATCGCAAAATGGCCGAAGATACCGTCAACCAGGCAGCCCTGGTGGCCGGGCTGAAAGATCAGCCCTGCATCACTAAAGATCTTAGAATCCATGGATGGTTAAAGCATTTTGATGAACACGACCCCTTAAGCTACTATGGGTCCGATGCAGTTTATATCAAAAAAATCGTAAACGCAGATACAGCCATGGGTGAGAAACTCCATGAAAAATTATCTTATATCAGAGCGGAAGTGATCTGGGCTGTCAGGGAAGAGATGGCCAGAACCGTGGAGGATTTTTTAGCCCGGCGCAGCCGTGCCCTTTTTCTGAATGCCCGGGCCAGTATCGATGCGGCGCCGGAAGTGGCCCGGATCATGGCCGAGGAGATGGGGTATGATCGCACATGGCAGGTGGACCAGGAAAATGCATATGTTACTTTGGCCAAAGCGTATCTGCTGACCTAA
- the glpK gene encoding glycerol kinase GlpK — MSQYIMALDQGTTSSRTILYNETGEAVAVASEAFPCQYPKDGWVEQDAEEIWRSQKNTMDAVLEQAKLNLGDVAAIGIANQRETIIAWNTETGKPVGKAIVWQCRRTADYCDRLKTEGFDTVIKEKTGLVTDAYFSGSKIRWILRHSIEARELCNKGKLKVGTVDAWLIWKLTAGVVHATDVSNASRTMIFNIHDLKYDPVLMEKLEIPEEILPHVNPSCGIFGKTNKKLFGHEIPIAGVAGDQQAALFGQAAFEKGMTKITYGTGCFMLMNTGSQAIASPSGLLTTIAWQIGDNVTYALEGSVFVAGALLQWMRDDLNFFSDVAQTEEMATAIPSSEGLYIVPAFVGLGAPYWDPYARGAMLGITRGTTKNHIIRAGLQSLAYQANDLIGAMVKDSGIKLKTVNVDGGASANNYLCQFQADILGVSLCRPKHVETTAMGAAYLAGLAVGVWADMDQIKSFWQQDRCFHLNKSQEKVDECLQGWRKAVDRAKSWAKT; from the coding sequence ATGTCTCAATATATCATGGCCCTGGATCAGGGCACAACAAGTTCCCGTACCATACTTTATAATGAAACGGGTGAAGCCGTAGCTGTTGCAAGTGAAGCGTTCCCCTGTCAGTATCCCAAAGACGGTTGGGTGGAGCAGGACGCTGAAGAGATATGGAGATCCCAGAAAAATACAATGGATGCCGTCCTTGAACAAGCCAAGCTCAACCTGGGTGATGTGGCTGCCATCGGTATTGCCAATCAGCGGGAAACCATCATTGCCTGGAACACAGAGACAGGGAAGCCGGTGGGTAAAGCCATTGTCTGGCAATGCCGCCGGACCGCGGATTATTGTGACCGGTTAAAAACAGAAGGATTTGATACAGTCATCAAAGAGAAAACCGGCCTGGTGACCGACGCTTATTTCAGCGGGTCCAAAATCCGCTGGATTTTGCGACACAGCATAGAAGCCAGGGAACTGTGCAATAAAGGCAAACTGAAGGTGGGAACCGTGGACGCATGGCTGATCTGGAAATTGACGGCGGGCGTCGTCCATGCCACCGATGTGAGCAATGCGAGCCGGACCATGATTTTCAACATCCATGATCTTAAGTACGATCCAGTCCTGATGGAAAAATTGGAGATTCCCGAAGAGATTCTTCCACATGTCAATCCGTCCTGCGGCATATTCGGTAAAACCAACAAAAAACTGTTCGGGCATGAAATACCCATTGCCGGTGTCGCAGGGGACCAGCAGGCCGCCCTGTTCGGCCAGGCCGCCTTTGAAAAAGGAATGACAAAGATCACTTACGGAACCGGTTGCTTTATGTTGATGAATACCGGGAGCCAAGCCATTGCATCACCCTCGGGACTGCTCACAACCATCGCTTGGCAGATCGGTGATAACGTCACCTATGCCTTGGAAGGTTCGGTGTTTGTTGCCGGTGCACTGTTGCAGTGGATGCGGGATGACTTAAATTTTTTCAGCGATGTGGCCCAAACCGAAGAGATGGCCACGGCCATCCCCTCATCCGAAGGGCTTTACATTGTCCCTGCCTTTGTGGGCCTGGGCGCGCCTTATTGGGATCCCTATGCCAGGGGCGCCATGCTGGGCATTACCCGGGGAACAACAAAAAATCATATTATCCGGGCCGGGCTTCAATCCCTTGCCTACCAGGCCAATGATTTGATCGGTGCCATGGTTAAAGATTCGGGTATTAAATTAAAAACTGTTAACGTGGACGGCGGGGCCAGTGCCAACAATTATCTATGCCAATTCCAGGCGGACATCCTGGGCGTCTCCTTGTGCCGTCCTAAGCACGTGGAGACCACTGCCATGGGGGCGGCTTACCTTGCCGGTCTTGCTGTCGGCGTATGGGCGGACATGGACCAGATTAAATCTTTTTGGCAGCAAGACCGTTGTTTTCATTTGAACAAAAGCCAGGAAAAGGTGGATGAATGCCTGCAAGGCTGGAGAAAAGCGGTGGACCGTGCAAAGTCATGGGCCAAAACTTGA
- the mnmA gene encoding tRNA 2-thiouridine(34) synthase MnmA, with product MSDSPVVAVALSGGIDSLVAGFLVKQRFKNVFGIHFTTGFEKNPTDVSALSSVFGFPVHTIDLSQEFETRVVDYFVSTYMAGQTPNPCLVCNMQIKFKVLFEHAQTLGADLLATGHYATVVNRYTPGRKEAGDAWLERGADLHKDQSYFLSMLSPKVLAHVVFPLADFTKSRVREFAGQHNLVPIVPNESQDICFLPDKNHGAFIINQTKTSPRPGPVVDRQGTILGSHQGLHTFTVGQRKGINIPGPAPYYVRKIDMKTNTLHVCFKSELAQNRMKVEQMVWHYPEKEHINNLTVQIRYGHKAAPACLEWDDDTHGIATFDTPQNAITPGQAAVFYQDNRVLGAGLISAIQ from the coding sequence ATGTCTGATTCACCGGTAGTTGCTGTGGCACTGAGCGGCGGAATAGATTCCCTGGTCGCAGGATTTCTTGTTAAACAGCGTTTTAAAAATGTTTTCGGCATTCATTTCACCACAGGTTTTGAAAAAAATCCGACGGACGTATCTGCCCTGTCATCGGTGTTTGGATTTCCCGTGCACACCATTGACCTGTCACAGGAATTTGAGACCCGGGTGGTTGATTATTTTGTGTCGACCTACATGGCCGGACAAACGCCGAACCCGTGCCTGGTCTGCAACATGCAGATCAAATTTAAGGTATTGTTCGAACATGCGCAAACACTTGGGGCAGATCTGCTGGCAACCGGCCATTATGCCACGGTGGTCAACCGCTATACCCCCGGCAGAAAAGAGGCGGGAGATGCATGGCTTGAACGAGGGGCTGACCTGCATAAAGACCAGTCCTATTTTCTGTCCATGCTTTCCCCCAAGGTTTTAGCGCATGTGGTGTTTCCCCTGGCCGATTTTACCAAAAGCCGGGTCCGGGAATTTGCCGGGCAGCACAACCTTGTACCGATTGTGCCCAATGAAAGCCAGGATATCTGCTTTTTACCGGATAAAAATCATGGTGCCTTCATTATCAACCAGACCAAAACCAGTCCCAGACCCGGGCCGGTGGTTGACCGCCAGGGAACGATACTGGGATCACACCAGGGGCTTCACACATTTACGGTGGGCCAGCGCAAGGGAATCAATATTCCGGGCCCTGCCCCCTATTATGTTAGAAAAATCGACATGAAGACCAATACCCTTCATGTCTGTTTTAAATCCGAGTTGGCCCAAAACCGGATGAAGGTTGAACAGATGGTCTGGCACTATCCTGAAAAAGAACACATAAACAATCTGACCGTTCAAATACGGTACGGACACAAGGCGGCTCCGGCCTGCCTTGAATGGGATGATGATACCCACGGCATTGCCACCTTTGACACCCCCCAAAATGCGATCACACCCGGACAGGCTGCCGTGTTCTACCAAGACAACCGCGTATTAGGCGCAGGACTAATTTCAGCAATTCAATGA